The genomic window aaggtttgaatgttctttttttctaagGCAAAATTCCTCTTTCTGTCATTGAGATTCTCATGCCTAGCAGAATGACTAAGTGAGAAATGCAATGTACAGGAGCAGtcattccctctgctctgccctttgGGTTTTCTGTTACATTTCAGAGAATCCAGACTGCTCAAGAACACGATTTTTCTGTGAAACCAAATAGTAGAATGTCTATCACACATCTTTGCTGTTAGTATATAACTGACTCCACTAATAACAGACATTTCCATCATAAAAAGATCATATTACTGAAACAAAGGGACAACCAATTTCTTGTCCAGTGCCctgaatttataaataattccCTCTGTATATGATACAACACCCTGAAAAGAATTATTACTTCTTTCTAACATCTTTTTTCTTATGTCAAGGAGCTGTAACAAATACTCACAAAAACATGGGGCAGCCTTCtagttaatttctttcttcaaatttctgactatatatagatagatagatacataaAAAGCTAAACTGTACTCTCTCAATCCCTGCATTAGTTCTAATAGGAGGATGCAGAAGCTTTTGATTCACAAGCAGAAATGACTTAGATGCCTTGAGTTATTGAAATCTCTTGCAATTGCTGAAACAGTCCTCCACAAGCTGAAATCTGATTTGCCTTGAGATATTAATGGGCTCTAAAATGCAGATGTTCAGAGACTGCTTCACAACATCTACGCAGCAGATGCTCCAtggaataaatatataattgaTAGTGAGCATgcaatttttaagttttcacaGATACATACTAAAACTTTCTTCCATTATCTGTGTTTTGTGACTGTCTCTATTTGCTACGTATCCCTTTGGAGCAAGAACTGGTTTTGTAGAATTGATAATATGCTGATAGCAATCActtgaagagagagaaaagcatcaGATAGTGACATGCAAGAGAAGCAATTGTATTTCAAACAGAGAGGAAGGATGCATGTTAAAACCACAGATATAGAAACTTAATAGTTTTATTGCAAGGCATCAATTACTGaaaattctgaatgttttctttctcttctctcctgcagctccctgctcaggcaaCACTTACTTCTGTCATAGCAACATGTGCATCAATAATTCTTTAGTCTGCAATGGCATTCAGAACTGTGCATACCCTTGGGATGAGAATCACTGCAGAGGTGAATATAGTGCAAACCCCAGCCTTTATGAGCTAGGCTGGTCAGTTTGCCTTTCAAGAAAGtaatgaaatgtctttttcctggaaatatgcTGAAGACAGCTATTCTACTAATCTCAGGAAGGTGttccaaattttttatttaaactcaGGACACATGTAAGCATCCTGAATATTGATCTTACTGTTTTTAActaaatttctttctcttcagcatATActctatattttaaaaggataacAGCTGGATAAGAACTAGAATTTAGTCTTTTTGAGGCTGCATCCTATCAATTTCTAAACTTTAATGAAGCAAGGGTTGTAGGGAGGGGTAATatcttttagaaataaaaataaagagatgaaaaaatacagaaaagtttTCAAGCACAAAAAGCCTCTCTCAGTGTTGAAATAGAAGCAAGAATCCTCAAAGAcgattttaaagcatttatttagaGTTGTAAATCACAGGTTATTTCAGGATAAATTCAGCTGCTGTATATGGTGTGAGAAAGGATGGGAGGAAGGGGGAATTGTTAAACAGCATGAAATAAACACGGAATACAGACATGTAAATTGCTGCTTCTAGAACATGTGTTGGTATTTCAAGCATCACAACTGCAGTAAAGACTTGTTTCAATATCAGGCTTTGTAGGAAAAATTCTCATAATTTGAAGAAATTGTTATTCTGTTAAAGTACAGACATTCTCCTCTGCTTCAAGACCACGCAATTGTCAGAACAAGACCAGTCTAAGGTCaaaattttttcttgctaaATAAAAGAATAGAATAAAAGCACTTAAGCTTGTTCGCCTAGGGTTTTTTGAGAAATAGAATGGCATCAATAGGTCTGAACATAAAACTCCAGAAGATTTAAATAAGTATTCCATTTCAAAGAGAAACTGACCCTTTCAGAAAGGGTCAAAACCTTCTCTATAGAAAAGTCTTTTCTGTATATTCTTTCTCTGTAGAAagtcttgaaagaaaatttctttccaatgcACAAATCCTGCTTGaatattaaagtaaataaacatttaaaacaaccCTATTTCTTAATTGCATTTCAggtaaataaagaaattcacACCACTAATAGATATTCTAATGTAAGGCATATTGTGGAAGTATTCCAGTCAACAAAACTGGTCCATTACTCCCAAGTTTGAAATGTAATACTAAGCTTCCTCTAAACAATCCTTACCTTAGATAATATTACATGTTCCCTCTTAAGTTTCATTTCTAGATCTCTTTCCCATCTTTACCAATTGCTTTCTGATTCTCCCCTAGGATCCAGACTTCACTCATGTACTGCAGTATTACCAAAATTAATTCCATAAAAACTGTCTTTCCTAGTATTTGTAAGTTGCTGTATCTGGTGTTGAACAACCCATCATGTTTTATGCACTCTAAATTTTGCTGTAATACTTGCACAGCAGAAATTAAGAGACAGCTGAAGACCAGATCCACATTGCCAGCTAAGGGAGACTGATGCAACCAAATAAGCAATTCTTAGCCTTAAAAAGAGAGCTGCTTACAATTGTGCTCAGTTCCTGCAGGCACCCAGAGTTCTCATTTAGTCCATATCAATAGCTACATAAATCTGAGCATATTGTGACCTACTTATGCCTAAGCCCTGTAACACAAAAATTGATAGAGAAGTCAGTTGtgtgcaatttattttaagagaCTGGAGAAGACATCGCCTTTTGAAAAACAACTTCTTGATGAAAATATCTGTCAAGAATTAAGAAACCTAGATGCAGACAAGAGAACTGCCATAGCAGTGAAATTCATACCTCCCACCATGGATGGCACCACATCCCATGGATGGGATCTAAGATAGGCAGGACAAAGGGAGATACTCCACTTCAAAGGTAAAAAGTAGCTCAAAGGAAACAGTCCAAGCTCTAAAGCAGAAGTGTAATTTCTTATTAGCCAGCTCCTTGGGAGTCTCTGCTTAGTGTAAGGATTGTTTCAAATAACACATGATGACGTATAACTCTTCCCTTGCACTGTGTGTGGTATTTAGGTACATAACACACATATTCAGATGCCAAAAGCCAGATATCTGAAAATGTTATGAAAGATTTAGGCTTTATTCTCCTTCATAGtcttaaatgcttttctctCACTTGCCAATGTTGCAGTGTAGGAATCTCTCAGTCCCCCAGGACAAGACAGTTATTGGAACTGAAATCCAACTAGAAAATTTTAATCttcaaataagtattttaaatatggaaaacCATCTTTTTTGATGCTGCCATCTTGTGTGTTTTCACATGAAGTACTAGCCAAAATTGCCAGATGATTTGTGTTGGTTGGTGTATCCAccccaccttttttttcaagtaaCTTGATCATTGGACTCTTCAAACTGGAATAGAGTTTGCTAAAGCTCCCTGTGATGAATTAGGTATAACAGACTTACACAATCGATACAGCCATTACATTTCCaagagaagtgaaaacaaacagtaCAGTCATTCTTATATCTGataatatttcacttttaaagaAGTACTAGACAATTTTAAATCtaggttttcttcttcagacATCAATGGAATGTTACCAGCAGGAGCAAACCATGGTAAGAGGAACATCATCTGTATCTGGATTTAACCTATATAAGGTTAATTTAAGCCTATTTAGCTCATGGATTTAGGAATACAGACCAACAGTAAAGGTTCACGATGGAAGGCACACCCCAGCTAAGTCAGCAAGCACTGGTTCACAGAGTTGCACCTGCCACTGAATTATCATATGGTAGCCACTAATGACAGGGAATTAGACAAATCCCATTGACATACAGGTCTAGTCTCCAGTCCCATTAAGTAATTTTATCACTTGCATGGCAATCTCAAtacagttttgctttgtttaaataCATTATCAAAAGCGTAGAAAAGAATAAATGTCTTGTCataatccttttttctttgcagaaaagaaaaaatctggaTTGTTTGAACAAATCACCAAAACCCATGGGACAATCATTGGCATCACAACAGGGATAGTTTTAGTTCTTCTCATCATTTCAATTCTAGTGCAAGTAAAGCAACCTCGCAAAAAGGTTATGGCTTGCAAAACTGCCTTCAATAAAACTGGTTTCCAGGAAGTTTTTGATCCTCCTCACTATGAACTGTTCTCACTAAGGGACAAAGAAATTTCTGCAGATTTGGCAGATTTATCAGAGGAACTTGAAAACTATCAGAAACTGCGCCGCCCTTCAACAGCTTCCAGATGCATTCATGACCACCACTGTGGCTCCCAGGCCTCCAATATCAAACAGAGCAGGACCAACCTGAGCTCCATGGAACTGCCCTTCCGCAATGACTTTGCGCAGCCCCAGCCCATGAAAACATTTAACAGCACATTCAAGAAAAGCACTTACACTTTCAAGCAAGCTCATGACTGCCCTGAGCAGGTGATAGAAGACAGGGTGATGGAGGAGATTCCATGTGAAATCTATGTCAGAGGAAGGGAAGATACAGCACAAGGTTCATTATCTATTGACTTTTAACTTCCTGCTGAAGGTGGTATCAGTGTATATACAAAATGCTCGTGTACAATGACAGTGTATATATTAAAAGTGTACCATATGCAGCGTGTGAGATGCACACACTTTTAGCTTATTCTacttcatttcagaaaacaaaaccagtcttCATAATTAATTCTTGCTGAAAAAGTGGTGGATTTCCCCAAGCTACCTATCTAGTGGAGGAGTAAGATGGAGACTTTGCATGGAAATTTTAAGATAGGATGTTGGAAGAAAAAACCCTACAACTACTAATCACTGAACAGTGGAAGCAATGACTACTATTCTCTTCTTCATaccattttctcttctttagaTGTCTGCTTTTCAAGACAGTTTTAATACCTCACTTGCATAAATAAAAGTAGTTAAGTGCACCATGTGTATGTCAACATAGGTGTCTTATTGTATTTGTCAAATTGAAAGTAGAGTTAGTGTTAAGTGCCAGTTAAGACTCACAAATTATGTTACAGCCATCTGTTTCACTTGCCTTTAATTATCATTTCCACACTCTATGCTTTGTGAGAAATAAGTGAAAAGGGTTGCTGCCTTTTAACAATATCAAGTGATATTAATTTTagtacattttgaaatatctttgcAGCTTTCAGTTAAAACACAAGTGAGTAGTCATTTTATTCTAGATGCCGACTTCTACAACAGTTTTCGTTCAAGAAGGtttaggattttaaaatattctgccaTATATTATAGCTCCATATGGCGCACTGATTTCACAGCTCTGTACTTAGGAAACAATTTTGTTCCTGAGTTTTCCAAGTATTTACATAAATAGATTGTACTGTACATTTGTCtcttaaaatagctttttacTCCTTGTTGCAGCCAATCTTCCCTACTGAAATCAGTGATGATACTTTTAGCTCATGTCCTACTTGCCTGAAAAGAACTGCTCTGAGATCTGTGTGATTACTGGGTATATGAAGGTACTGGAAACAAAGAAATCACAAAGCAACTCCAATTAACCCCTGTGGTATCCTTCTTGTGCCCCTTGTTTCCACTTGCAAAATTGCACATTTCATACCTTTTTAAATGGTGGTTTGGacctaatttaaaaatttttacaatatagaagaaaaattttaaaatatattctcattGTGGTTTTTAAGCTTTTTACATAGTTTGATACTGTACAGCCTATTTCTTAAATCCAAATCTAGCCTGTATGGAAGGCTTTCAGGGTCCCTCTTAGCAGCTCTGAATAACCTGCAGTTGTTGCATCAAAATTTGCCAAGAATACTTCTCATGATTTCCAAATTAGCCTGCACTTTCTTCCCTGAGTAGTTTGAGTTTCTTTGgctattttttttacagaaaacatttgaCTAAAACTGATCCCCCAGCTAGCACTGGGCATAGCCTTTATTTACAGATGGATGTAAAACCATAGTGTTTGTTGTGCTGAAtgtagtacaaaaaaaaaaaaaccaaaaacatctTAATATATGACCCTTGCAACTGAAAAatcatttatttgaaataaaagatgaaCAGCTGTaatcacagatttttattagaatgataaagttggtttttttaagcttaaaatGTACAacatttaagaggaaaaagaatggGGAATTGAGTTTCTTCAATGCTCCCCAGCTTCAAAATTAACCCTGTCTCATGCTTAAAAAGAACTTAATCAGCTCTTTCTTAGACCCACAAGGCTGTATGTACCCTGGTGCCAGTTTTTGTGCTGGTCCCTGAATGTATTTCAatttgaaagaatgaaaatgggctttattttctgatgcattacatgcagaaaataaatgttacaaaTATCTAGTtaatttttacttgaaaatttttaaatatttaatgaaaacatttggtagattttatttccttctcattGATCTCAGGATAAAGTATCTCACTATGACCTATAGTACACACAACTCTATTTGTGACAGTTTGTTAGTTCCAGATTCTTTCAACAAGTAATATGTAGTTTTACATGGGTTATTCTAATCCATATAACTCTTATAA from Parus major isolate Abel chromosome 11, Parus_major1.1, whole genome shotgun sequence includes these protein-coding regions:
- the NETO2 gene encoding neuropilin and tolloid-like protein 2 isoform X2, with the translated sequence MYPPNQECIYILEAAPRQRIELTFDEPYYIEPSFECRFDHLEVRDGPFGFSPLINRYCGLKSPALIRSTGRFMWIKFISDEELEGKGFQAKYSFIPDPDFTYLGGILNPIPDCQFELSGADGIVRSSQVEQEGKTKPGQAVDCIWTIKATPNAKIYMRFLDYQMEHSNECKRNFVAVYDGSSSIENLKAKFCSTVANDVTLQTGTGVVRMWADEGSRLSRFRMLFTSFVDPPCSGNTYFCHSNMCINNSLVCNGIQNCAYPWDENHCREKKKSGLFEQITKTHGTIIGITTGIVLVLLIISILVQVKQPRKKVMACKTAFNKTGFQEVFDPPHYELFSLRDKEISADLADLSEELENYQKLRRPSTASRCIHDHHCGSQASNIKQSRTNLSSMELPFRNDFAQPQPMKTFNSTFKKSTYTFKQAHDCPEQVIEDRVMEEIPCEIYVRGREDTAQGSLSIDF